From Symphalangus syndactylus isolate Jambi chromosome X, NHGRI_mSymSyn1-v2.1_pri, whole genome shotgun sequence, the proteins below share one genomic window:
- the LOC129475744 gene encoding G antigen 10-like: MSWRGRSTYRPRPRRYVEPPEVTGPMLPEQFSDEVESPEPEEGEPATQCEDPAAAQEGEDEGAAAQEGEDEGASAGQGPEPEADSQEEVHPTTGCECGDGPDGQEMGPPNPEEVKTPEEGEKQSQC, from the exons ATGAGTTGGCGAGGAAGATCGACCTATCGGCCTAGACCAAGACGCTATGTAGAGCCTCCTGAAGTGACTGGGCCTATGCTG CCCGAGCAGTTCAGTGATGAAGTGGAATCACCAGAACCTGAAGAAGGGGAACCAGCAACTCAATGTGAGGATCCTGCAGCTGctcaggagggagaggatgagggagcagctgctcaggagggagaggatgagggAGCATCTGCAGGTCAAG ggccGGAGCCTGAAGCTGATAGCCAGGAAGAGGTTCACCCAACGACTGGGTGTGAGTGTGGAGATGGTCCTGATGGCCAGGAGATGGGCCCGCCAAATCCAGAGGAGGTGAAAACGCCTGAAGAAG GTGAGAAGCAATCACAGTGTTAA